ACCAAGGAGTGCTCGAGGAAGGTGGCAGGGTAACGTGACCGTAGGGAGGCTGCTTTAGAATGGATGGGTGGTTAGGGAAGGCctctcagaggaggtgacattggaGCAAAGAATGGATTGGAGCCATGCCCTGACTGATGTGGCTGTGGAAAGAGCTTGGGAAGccctgggggaagaggaagaaggttCAGGTAGAAGATAGggaaggccaggcatagtggctcacacttgtaatcctagcactttgggaggctgaggcaggtgaatcatttgaggtcaggagttcgaaatcagcttggccaacaaaaatacaaaaattagctgggcgtggtggcggctttctgtaatcccagctacttgggaggctgaggcaggagaatcacttgagccgagattgcaccattgcactccagcctgggcgatagagcaagactccatttaagagaaaagaaaaaaaaagaagatgatatAGCAAATGCCAAGCCTCTGAGCTGGGAAAAATCTAGAAGTGTGTGAGGGACTGGACAAGGGGAAGTGGAGAGAGATGGCGATGGAGAGGCAGGCCGGCACCATGCCTGAGGCATAGTAGGTGCTGCTACGATGTCATCTTTATTCCCATTGCCCGGtgcagggaaggaagagaggccaGAATTGAACTGTCTGAAGCTCCCTCCTACTGGGGTTCCTGGGATCCCTCCAAGGCATTCAGAGAGGACAGTCCAGGCCCCCATCCTTGCCTCTTCCACGGCTGTGGCTGGTTTGATGGGGTTGATGGCCAATGGTCACATATTTATTTAGGGCCTCATCAGCCACAACCCAGAAGGAAGCAGCAAACTGCCCACCCAGCCACTCACATCCTCTCACCCCACAACCCAGGGGGCCCTCAGTCACGCTGGGCAGCATAGGGCCCCTCAGAAGCCGCATGGGTCTGGAAGAGGGGCGGCAGGAAGAGCCCCACAGTGCCCAGGACGCACACAAACACGAACACCCACAGGAACAGCCGGTCCACCACCATAGCCACGTACTTCCAGTCCTCAACGACCTGCAGGCAGACAGAGGAGCTGGTCACAGGTGCCAAGTACTAGGGTCCCTCCTTTCCCCGAGTCAGGCCCTTACTCTCTGGCCAGGGACTCCACAGGCCACAGGCGTGGAACTGCATACTAGGGGGGCAAGTTCTGAGTCCCAGGCTGGCCTCTCAGCTGGGCAGCTCTGAGCCTCTCTGGCTGttctccacctccacccctgccTGTCCCCCACAGCACTGGAAGGCCACTGGGAACTTGGGCTGTACAAAAAAGTTAGGAATGTGAGGGCTTGTTAATACTGCATACtatgatttgaaaacaaaatctggTTATAAATAGGAGATAGGGCCTGAGGATCTCAAAGCCTCATCTTCTCATTTTTACCCCAAACTCACTGCCTGAGCTGGTTCTAGCTAAAGAAAGAACTAGGTGGCTCCCACGTAGTTCAGTAAGAGCAGGGAAACAGGGGCTTAATAGAACACCTGGAAATCCTGCTGTTTAATTTGTTCAAGTCTGTTCACAGCAGTGTCTGTTTCCTGTAATTAAGACCCAGCCTCCTCCTGCTGCATCATTCAGGTCTCTCTGGTCTTCTTAGACCCTGCTGCGGGGTGTGAGATTGGGAGAGACCTGGCTGGCCTCCAGAGGGGCCACCACAGATGGGCCTGTCTCCTTTGCACTGGGGGAGAGCCCAGAGAAACGCCAATGCCTGCTTTCACACCCCTGGCCTGGCTGGCTCACCCTGAATTCATTCCCTGTCAGAGACGGGCTGGATCAGAAAGCTTGGGAGATCAGCAGAGGCTCTGGAGTTGGAAATGTGGGCAGCAACGGGCATGCTGACGTCAGTGACCCAATTTGTCAAGGCCCTGTCAATGGTGTATCTAACGTGCAGGATAATCCTGTGTCAAGCCAACCCCGACACCCACAACCAAGCATGCCTGGCACCTGTCCCCAAGACTCAGCAGGCACAGCACAGCTCTCTAAACAGAGCACTCCTTGGCTTTCTTGGGTTTCTTTTTAACAGCCCTAATTTCAagcggggtgtgtgtgtgtgtgtgtgtgtttcccccTTTTAATATTTTCGTGCTATTTATAGTGACCAGTTAATCACCAGGGTGGGTAAAAGTACTGAAGATGAGAAGTGGCGTGGGCTGGCTTAGGGGCAGGCATGCTCtggaagggaagaaagcctcTTTTCTCCAACCATCCATAAGAAAGTCAATCAACCAATAAGCTGGCCATGTGCTCAGTGCAGGGCAAGAAACTAGAAAGGGCAAGAGAGTTTAAGGATGACAGGCAGATCTGGGTACAGAGCCTGGGCCAGCTGTGTGACACTGGCCAAGTCAGTGAACCTCTCTGAGTTTTGCTTTGAAAGCTTCCTTATTGTAAAATGGGGGTTCTACTAAAAGCCACTTCACAGGATTCCAGGGAGGGTTAGCAGTAGTGTATGTCAGCTCCTAGCAGAGCACCTGATGTGTGGTTGAAGCTTAATGAACACTGGTGATTATAATAACAGTGGTCCTGCCTGGCTCCTTCCCTTAAGAGGCTTGCAATTAATTGAGCTAGAAAGAGCAGAAGGCACGTGAGTGCCAAGGGGGTGGTGAAGTCTTTAGAAGAGTTCAGGGTGGGTACCGGCTCAGCCAGGGATGCAGGAGACCAGTACTTCTCAATCTAGAATGTGCACACGAACCACCAGGGATTGGTTAAAAATGCAGGCTCCAATATGCCTCCCCCAGAGATCCTGGCTCAGTCAGAAAGGGTGGTCCCACAGTGTTGCCCACGTGGTTCTCACTTAGCCAGCAGGGCCCCAGGCTGCACATTAATGTTTGGGAAACAATGAATTAGGTGATGCTGACCTACAGAGTGGTTTAACCTAAGCAATAGCGTGATCAAATTAATGTTTTAGAAAGTGAAATCTGAGAGTCCTATAGGGCTGTGCTTCTCAAACTGCAATGGGTCTGGGAATCTCCTGGGCACCTGGTTAAAATGCAGGTTTGGAGCCAGCAGGTCTGGATTGgggcctgagactctgcatttctgATATGCTCACAGGCAATACCAATGCTGCTGGTCCAAGAACTACACCAGAAGAATATCTCATGTCCtatattccatttgtttgcatttctcttcttttcttggcaCAGTGTGATTCTGGAGCTGTTCCTGCTCTTTTCTCTGTGGGCTAACTAATGGAATGCCAGTGCTTCTCCTTGAGAATGCAGCGAGTGGAAAGCAATCTCAAAAAGATAAGAATGAGACATCCACTTTTGTCCATGCAGCTGCACAGGGGTAGACACCATGTTGTATAGTAAAAACCTGTCCAAAGAATCTGATCTGAAGGTGTTGATATGAGAACATTCACAAGAGCATGAAACTTGTTCTCCCTACTGGTATGGAAATGGCTGTGAAAATTTGTCACCACCACATTCTGTGTTGTTACAATGACATTGTCCTTAGAAGTGTTACTTATTCAAAGGAGTCATGTGAAATACCCAGACTCCAGCACTCATTGCTTTATCCTGTGaaagtaaattaaacctctttttagaAAATCCGTAATTCTAGGtcaggttcggtggctcacgcctgtaatcccagcactttgggaggctgaggtgggcagatcacctgaagtcaggagttcaagaccagcctggccaacatggtgaaaccccgtctctattaaaaatacaaaaattagccaggtgtggtggcaggcacctgtaattccagctgcttgggaggctgaggcaggagaatcgcttgaacctgggaggcggaggttgcagtgagccgagattgtgccactgcactccagcctgggcgacaagagcaaaactccgtctcaaataaataaataaaataaaaatctgtcatTTTAGTTAGCACAATCGATTAATTCATTACCCTGGAAATCATAGTATTTTTACTGATGTTCCTATAGCCGTGGAAGCTGTAAGTGCTTGAATGGCTTCTTTGCAAGTCTGAAGAGGATGGGGCAGATGCGCTTGGTACCCCAGCCCACCTGTGTTCCCTAAAGCCTGCAGAGTCACTTCCCAGCCTTCCGTTTCTGGCACCCGcatttcctctctcctctgcctcagGGCTTTCTCCAGCACCAAGGGCGCTTGTTCTGGCAGGCTGGCATTACCTGGAAGCGCAGGGGAGTTAACGTCCTGGGGCTACCCTCATCCTTTAGGGAATGGGGGCTGGTGGGTAaatacctcagcctccttccaGGGGGGTGATCCTGAGGCTTGTTTCCACGGGTCCTCAGAGGGTCTGCAAGGGTACTGAGTCCCAGGTACCCACGGCAGTATCCTGCTTATTCATTCTCCTTTCCCTGTCtcactttccctccttcctcactGTGCTTCCCGGGATCACATCTCAAGTAAACCACGTGCACCCAAGTCCCCATCTTGGGGTTTGCTTCTGGGACacctaaaacaaaaatcactggcACATCCTTCCTCTCCCTGGATGCATGAAGCTATAACATTTAACACAAACTCATTTCAATTTTGGATTCCTTATTCAGAGTTTGAGAGTCCTTGTCTCCTATGAATTAACTGCAGGAAGTGGGAAACTGGTGCTACTATCTGAGCCCTTTCTGttgggcaggtgggcaggggctGGCTAGCAACTTACACTCTGGTCTTCATCGTCATTCTTCATGTGCTGGGCGATGAAGCTGACACCTTCTAATGCCTCCTGCACATCCTGTCGGAACCTCCCAGAGGACCGCAGCCGGAAATCCCTGGGGATAGCCACCGGGGTAGAGCCGGCTGGAGACTTGGAAGCTGCAGAGGCGGGGTTCACAAAGTACATGGAGTTCCCATAGAGATTGGAGGGGCTGGTGGAGGTGGCGGCAGCCTCGGGCTTGGTCGCGCGTGACTTGCTGGGCGGGAAGGCTCTGGCCGGGCTGCTGTCGGGGCCAGGGCGCTTCAtgaagaggaaggcaggcagcTTGTGCAGGAAGCAGCGCTTGACCCAGGGTGCCATGGTGTGGGTGCTGGGCGAGCGGTGGTGCACATTGAGCACACAGACGCTGGTGACGATGGAGAAGGTGACCAGCACCATGGTGAACATGAGGTACTTGCCGATGAGAGGCACATCGAGGGAGGTGGGCGGCACGATCTTAGAGATGAGCAGCAGGAAGAATGTGAGTGCCAGCAGCACTGAGATGCACAGCGTCATCTTCTCACCGCAGTCGGATGGCAGGTAGAAGACGAGGATGGCCAGCAAGGTGGTGAGCACGCAGGGGATGATGAGGTTGATGGTGTAGAACAGAGGCTTGCGCTTGATGATGAAGTCATAGGTCACGTCCACGTAGCTGGGGTCCTGTGGGTTCACTGTCCTTCTCCCTGGGAGGGCCACTATGTCCCACTCACCACTGGGAGTAAAGTCATCCATGCTGGCTGTGGGCGTCATGAGGACCATGTCTATCTCCGTGTGGTCATAGGTCCAGGAGCGGAACTTGAGGGTGCAGTTCTGCTGGTCGAAGGGAAAATACTTCACCTCAATCTTGCAGGCACTCTTGTAGATGGCAGGGGGCAGCCACAGGACGCTGCCGTTGGACTGGACTATCAAGTTGGTGTAGACAGACACCTCATAGGTCCCGTCGGCGCTGGGCAGGGTCAGGGCATGGAGAACATCATGAAACCCATACACAAAGCCTGGCCTGTTCTCAGAACTCACTGAAGAGCCCTTTGGGATTATTTCCCACTAATCACCCTTCCAATCCCCCAGGCCCTCACTGAAAGGGGTCTGCTTTTGTTGGCAACTATGTGGTAGAGAGATCCCTAACatcaaagcacttttttttttttttttttttgagacggacttttgctctgttgcccaggctggagcgcaatggtgcgatctcggctcaccgcaacctccgccaccctggctcaagcaattctcctgtctcggcctcccaagagctgggattacaggcatgcaccaccacgcccggctaattttgtatttttagtagaggcggggtttctgcatgttgatcaggctggtctcgaactcctgatctcaggtgatccacccgcctcagcctcccaaagtgctgggattacaggtgtgagccaccacgcccggcccaccaAGCACTCTTAAGGCTTCCCATGGAATAGCTCATTTAAGCCTCTCAGTAGTCCAGTGAGGCAGgttttattattatccccattctacagatgggaaagccaaggcccagagaggttaagtgacttcttCAAGGTCAGAAAACTTGTAAGCAGGacagctgagatttgaactcaggtctgtcgGTCCCCAGACCACACACTCTTAGCCATTTCAAGCTACTGCTGGTGTAATCATGACTCAGGAAAAGTCTCTTTGGCTTCCTCCACCTGCCTAAGATATTAACGCACAGTAAGTCAGTGGTACCAACACCAACACTGGCAAAGCAACAGAGGCTCAAAAGGATAGTATGGAGTACAGAAAGGGCGCTGCGTTCAAGGTCAGGACactgctgtggtcccagctgtgcTTCAGTGAATCAGACaaggcccctcccctccctcagcctccaactcccatCTGTAACTGAGGGCTCTGGCTCTGCTCACCTCTGTTTCTCTTCTAGCTTGATGGCCTGGAAGGCTGGGTAAAGCAGAGATGGGGCTCAGGGTTGGACTCAGGCCTGGATGACTCTTAGGGCTGGGCCTGCTGCCCTGGCCTGGCTGTCACCAGGCCTCCACCAACCCTGCCACTCACTTGTTGTAAAGCACGATGTCAGGCAACCAGATGCGCTTTGCAGGGATCCTCAGGATGTTCACACCCTCGTAGCGGGAGCTGTTCCAGGTCAGGCGGTAATCAGTCCATTCCTGGACAGACAGGCAAGGCCCTGTCACTTGCAGGTCCGCTGCGACCAAAGGGCAGCCCTAAAGAAAAGATCTCTGGGGCTCAGGGCCCTTCAGGGCACTTACCTGTTTCAGCCAGACATTGGTGGTCATGATCTGCTCTCGCTCATTCTGGGGAGGGAAATGGGGCTATCAGTTCACCAGGAAGGAGGAGCCTCACAAATGGATTTCACTTTATTGTGCAAAAGGCTGTGAGCTCCAGGCCCATGTGACCAACTGCCACCCCAACATCTCTTGGATGGCCCAAAGGCATGTCACACTCAGCATGTTTGACATAAAGCTCATGATCTTCCCCAAAACCGGGTCCTCCTTTGGCTTCATTGTCTCAGTGAATGGCACCCCTAGCCGTCCAGTTCCACAAGCCAGAAGCGTGGACACTGTCTCTGACGCTTTGCTCTCTGATCCACCAATAAGTCTTGTAAGTTATATCTTCTAAAGCATCTCATATTTGTCTGCTTCTCTCCACCGCCACCATCATTTGTCACCTAGACTACCGCAGGAGCCCGCTAACTGGTCTTCCTGCTCTGTCCTGGCCTGCCTTTAGTCTATTCTCTACATGGTAGCCAGGGTGATCCCTTTATAATCTCAATCCCTTCTACTAATTGCTCTGCTGCCGCATCTCATCcaaagtaaaagccaaagttcTGCTTAGAGTCTACAAGGCCCTAATGATCtacctccccaccacccctcaTCCCATTAGCTCTATGACCTCTCATCTCAACACTCTGCCATTTGCTCATTCCACTTCCACTGCACTGCCTCTTTGCTTCTGCACACACTGTTCCCTTTTCCTGGAAACCCCCTGGGATGCTTCCACACTTTCTTCTGTTATCAGAAATGTCATCCTATCCAAGAAATCTTCCCTGACCTACATAAAATAGCACCTCGGTCCctgccctgccttctctccctctttcttctttttctttttctttctatttctttcttttctttctctttctctttctctctccctttctccctttcttcctttttctttttcttttccttttctttctttcctttttcttttcttcctttcctttgttttctttttcttttctttcttttctctctctcgtgtgtgtgtgtgtgtgtgtgtgtgtgtgtgtgtgtgtgtgtgtatgtgtgtgtgtttttcttgagacagggtctcactctgtcacccaggtggagggcagtggtgtaatctttgctcactgcaacctccacctcccaggctcaagtgatcctcccacctcaggctcctgagtagctgggactacaggcacaggacaccatacctggctaaattttaaaaaattttttgtggagatggggactcatcatgatgcccaggctggtctcaaattcctgagctaaagtgatccatgcatctcagcctcccaaag
This window of the Nomascus leucogenys isolate Asia chromosome 6, Asia_NLE_v1, whole genome shotgun sequence genome carries:
- the CHRNB4 gene encoding neuronal acetylcholine receptor subunit beta-4 isoform X2, whose translation is MRRAPSLVLFFLVALCGRGNCRVANAEEKLMDDLLNKTRYNNLIRPATSSSQLISIKLQLSLAQLISVNEREQIMTTNVWLKQEWTDYRLTWNSSRYEGVNILRIPAKRIWLPDIVLYNKSLRTGSTWLWWWTGCSCGCSCLCASWALWGSSCRPSSRPMRLLRGPMLPSVTEGPLGCGVRGCEWLGGQFAASFWVVADEALNKYVTIGHQPHQTSHSRGRGKDGGLDCPL
- the CHRNB4 gene encoding neuronal acetylcholine receptor subunit beta-4 isoform X1 translates to MRRAPSLVLFFLVALCGRGNCRVANAEEKLMDDLLNKTRYNNLIRPATSSSQLISIKLQLSLAQLISVNEREQIMTTNVWLKQEWTDYRLTWNSSRYEGVNILRIPAKRIWLPDIVLYNNADGTYEVSVYTNLIVQSNGSVLWLPPAIYKSACKIEVKYFPFDQQNCTLKFRSWTYDHTEIDMVLMTPTASMDDFTPSGEWDIVALPGRRTVNPQDPSYVDVTYDFIIKRKPLFYTINLIIPCVLTTLLAILVFYLPSDCGEKMTLCISVLLALTFFLLLISKIVPPTSLDVPLIGKYLMFTMVLVTFSIVTSVCVLNVHHRSPSTHTMAPWVKRCFLHKLPAFLFMKRPGPDSSPARAFPPSKSRATKPEAAATSTSPSNLYGNSMYFVNPASAASKSPAGSTPVAIPRDFRLRSSGRFRQDVQEALEGVSFIAQHMKNDDEDQSVVEDWKYVAMVVDRLFLWVFVFVCVLGTVGLFLPPLFQTHAASEGPYAAQRD